The window AAAATGTTTGAAAGCGACTTTTCAAAACCTTCTCAAGAGAAGGTCTTGATCTTGAAATTTCGTTATTGGTTGAACGTCATGATTCTTGATTTTGTGATCCAGCTAGTTCGGATTGGGCATGCTTCACAAGTCGTTTTGTTATTTCTCCACCGACAGACCCGTTGGAGCGGGAAGCAGTGTTGGAGCCTAGCTGTACGCCGAATTCTTCGGCAATTTCATATTTGATGGAATCAAGATATTGTTCAATTCCTGGTATTAATAATTTATTTCGACTGCCTGCCATTGGTGCATCCTCCTTTAAAAACTTTAATATTAGACCATTCGTGTTCAATGGTCCATTCAATTTTATTTTTTCCCCATGACGGCAAATCATGAAACAAAAATTTGGAATAAGCATTTCTTCGTGAACTGTTCGATCTGTTTATTCGTGTGTAGGTCAGGATAATCGTGTTTATTTTGGTCATGATAGAAAATAACCGAATGGAAGGGAGGTACTTTTGTTGCCGAAGCGAAAAGCGGAAAAGAATGCGGTGGAAAAATACAGCAAAACACCGAAAGAAAATGTGAAGGAAACGGATTTTTCCGTTGAGTTTGCCAATGGCGAAGAAGCGATCAAACACGCCAACCGCAATTCCAAACAGGGAAGAAAGGGTAGAGGATAATGAAAAAAAAGAAACCTTCATTGCAAGTAGAGTATGGCCTTGAATTTGGAGATGTGAACGCCTCTAAATTATATGATATCACCCATAAAGAAGCGAAAAAAAAGCAAAATAAAAAGAAGGAATGCTGAGCGCTCAGCATTCCTTTTCATGTAAGAAAAAAGAAACAGGTTCACCTGTAGCGGGCTGATAATAGACAAGAAGATAGCTTGGCGAATCGACAATGTTTCCTGTTTGAAAATAATGCTCTATATCGAAAGGAATTTTTTCTAAAATTGTGTGTTTGTACAAATCTTTTTCATCCAGATTGAGGCTTGCAAAGTTTTTGCCTAATAATGTCGGTTCTTCTAATAAGCGTGCATATACCGCTGCCCGTTCTTTTTTATCCAAAACTGTGTTCCACCATGGTTTTCGCGGCTTGTAGCGAGCGTTAGTCAAAAAGTCGTATTTCATGAATCCTTCAATCAAAGGCCATTGTTCTACTCGTTCATTTTGCAGAAATTCTTTAAGCCGTAAGAAAAGGTCTTCTCGTTGATGGCCTATTCTTGACCATTTTCGCTCTTCCCAATAGCTTCCAAACGATTGGAAAAAATCGAATGGAGAAGGAAAAACGTGGGAGACGAGAAATTCTACCGTTTGATCCATTCGATGATCGTTCCAATATTTTTCAAGTACATCTTCCACTTGCTTGATTTTGACAATATCTTCAAAATCCAGAACATGATTTTGCAAAATTTCATACGGAGCATGATCCATATAAATATATCCGTATTTACGGGCGTTGATTCTCAAACCGGTTCCCCGGAGCATTTTTAAAAAACCAAGTTGGAGTTCTTCCGGTCTAAGTGCAAATACGTCGTTGAACGTTTTCCGGAACGATTGGTAATCTTCTTCCGGAAGGCCGGCAATTAAATCTAAATGCTGGTCAATTTTCCCGCCTTCTTTTATCATCGTGACGGTCCGTGTCAGTTTTGCAAAATTTTGTTTTCTTTTCACCAGTTCGTTCGTTAAATCATTGGTCGATTGAACGCCGATTTCAAACCGAAATAATCCAGGGGGTGCTTCACGGTTCAAAAATTCAATCACTTCCGGCCTCATAATGTCTGCGGTGATTTCAAATTGAAACACGGTGCCCGGGAGATGTTCTTCAATTAAAAATTGAAACATATCCATGGCGTAGCTTCGGCTAATATTAAATGTTCGGTCTACAAATTTGATGGTCTTCGCTCCATTCTTCATCAGGTAACGGATATCATCTTTTATTTTTTCACGGTTAAAGTAACGAACTCCCACTTCAATCGAGGAAAGGCAAAACTGGCATTGAAAAGGACATCCACGGCTCGTTTCAATATATACGATCCGGTTGGGAAGATCCGGTATATCCTCTTCGAATCGAAACGGCGACGGCATTTCCCTTAAATCAAGCTTGTTTGCAGGGGGATTGATCTGGACTTTACCTTCCTTGATAAATCCGATTCCGGGAACTGTGCTGAAATCTTGATTCCCGTTGATTTCATCAAGCAGCTGTTCAAACGTTTTTTCCCCTTCGCCCATCACAATAAAATCTGCTTCCGGAATTCTTTTGAGCCAATAAGGGACATCGTAAGAAACTTCAGGACCGCCAAGGACAATGATTACATTTGGCATAATTTTTTTGACTAATTTGATTACTTTAATCGTTTCTTCGATATTCCAAATATAGCAGCTAAATCCTAATACATCGGGTTTTCGGTTGAACAAATCGGTCGCAATATTCATGACGGGATCTTTAATGGTATACTCCGCAATTTCCACATTGTATTTTGATTGAACATACGCTTTTAAATAGCGTATCGCCAAGTTCATATGTATAAATTTAGCATTCAATGTACTGACAACTATGCGCATCGATGTTACTCCTTTTTCTATTCGATTTCAATATTTTTTCATTTGTTCAAACGTGCGAAAATCACTAAATCTATTTTATAAAAGTACGGGAAAAAAGGACAACACGTAGAAAAGTTTCCATAATAAATCTCCCTTCCAACATCTGGAAAATTTTTCGTCGCTTGGAAGGGAGACGGTTTTTCGGTATCGTCCAGCTAGTAAAACAAAAAACAATGGTCTTTTTTACTGTTTAGCAGGAAATGTTCATCTTTTTCCGAATACTATTTTATGTACGAAAACGATGCTAGCTTTCCATGTATTTCGATGATTTTTTCAAATGGAGGATCATCTTTTTTAATTTTCCCCACTTCATCTCAATAATTGGTTGTGCGACGGCTGTCATGTAAGAGCTGGACAAAAAGACAGTCAGCAAAAACGATACGATCAGCAAAAGAATGACAGACTCCACCGAATTTTTCATGTCGCTTTCACGAAAAGTTTTGACAAAAAAGCCGTGCAGAAGATACACATATAACGTATTTTTCCCCCAATGAGTAAAGAAAAATTTTCGTTGGGGAACAAAAGCGAAAAAGCAGCAAACCATTAAAATATTAATGGCGTATATGCCAATTCGTAAAACCATCCCGGTAAAGTTATCAGAATGGAGCTGCGCATAAGACTTGGACCCTAAAAGCCAATTTTCATTTAAGTTCGGATGAAAATAAACCGACACCAGGACGGTCAACAAAACCATTAGAAAAAGGATCCTTGCTTTTGTCGTGATGATAGACGAAAAATGTTCTTTCTTTAAATAAAATCCGAGCAAGAAAAACGGAAAGAACACAAACGTCCGTGAAAAACTGAGAACATCCAAATGATCTTCAAAACATCCAACCACAAGGCCCAAAATCAAAGAAATAAAAAGAGAAAGACTTTCTTTTAATTGAAAGATTTTCACGAACAAAATCAGCAGCACATTCCAGAAAAATAAACTGAGCAAAAACCACAAGGACCATTGTGGAACGAACGGCTCGATTTGAAAAGTATGTTCTTGGTAAAGGAAATAGTAAAAAATGGTATATATCATTTGGAAGATCAAATAAGGAATCAATAATTTTTTCGCCAATTTTTTTACATATCCTTTTTTGTAAAACCCTTTAGCGAAATAGCCGGAAACGAGTGTAAACGCCGGCATATGGAACGTATAAATGGTCATGTACAAGGCTGTAATCACGGAATTGTCATGAATATAAGACTGTATGATATGACCGAAAACAACGAAAAAGATGAGTATAAATTTTGCGTTGTCAAAGTAGAAATCTCTTTTTGACATTCGAATGATCACCTTCATTATGAAGTATCCATCATGGCGCAAAGGCCAAAAACATTTATAGTTATACCCTAACAACCACTCATATAAACCCGATTGATTAAGGAATGAACGTTTAGTGTTTTCAAAACTTAGGAGGCGAAGGAATGGAAAAGAAGGAGAAACGGCAAAAGGTCGCAGAACGGCTGTCCGATGAGAACACTTTACAATTCTATCAAAAGATACTGGAAGGCTCAAGGGAAGCTATCATTGTCACTACTATGGACTCAAAAATCATATATGCCAATCAAGCGGCTGCTGATTTGGTGCATTTGACGAAACGTGAATTGATGGAGCATGAATGGAAGGATTTTTTTCCGGCTGTTCCAGAGGAAATTTTGGTTTATTTTAAAGAGGAGCTGCATGAACACGGTAAACTGGAAGACGAAACGGTCCTTCATTTAAAAGATGGCACGATGAAATTTGTGCAAATCACGATTCAACGCGATGAAAATCTCCAGATGGTTATATACTATTTGCGTGACATCACCTACTTAAAAGAAAAAGATCGCTTTGCTGTTACGACTTCCATGATGTTGAGAAATATTTACAGACACGCATCGAATGCTATTCTTCTGTTTGACTGCCAAGGCAACATATTGGATGTGAATCCTGCGTTCTGCCGAGAAATGTCTGTTACCATGTCGGAAGCAAAAACGAGAACGGTTGCTTCTTTTGTTCCAAAAGAATATCAAAACCAATTTGAAGAGATTCAAGAGATGATTCAGCTGGGGAGAAAAACAGTCGGAGAAATCCCGATGATCCATGCCAACGGTATGACGATTTTTGATTATATTGTGATTCCCGTCAAAGACTTAGGGATCAATTTGGCGATCATGCAAGGCATGAACGAACATGAGCAGATGGAAATCAGATTAAAAAAAAGCGAAAAAATGTTTGAGGAATTGTTTAATGAAGCTGTAGATGCGATCGTGTTTTGGAACCGGGATGGTTCGATCATTAAAGCGAACCGCTCAGCGCTGAAGGTGTTTGAATGCACTTTAGAAGAACTGCTCAACAGAAACCTTATTGATTTTATTGATAACATAGATGACTACGAGAAAGTGATTAAGCAGCTGAACCGAGATGGACAAGCCAGGGAAGAAATGCTTTTTCAAATGCCTAATGGACAAAAGAAGCATCTGGAATTTACAGTGAAAATGCCATCCGATGGACAATATCATCTTAGTATTTTCCGAAATGTCAGTGACCGTTATCGGATGGAAAAAGAATTGAGAGAGAGTGAAGAGCGTTTTCGCAAAGTTTTTGAAGAATCGATGGACGGCATGATTTTATGGGACGAACATTATGTGATTAAAGATATTAATCATGTGGCTTGCCGCTTGTTAAAAGCTGAAAAAGAAACGTTCCTGAATCAGGACGTAAGGGACGTTATGAAATCTTATGCCAGTAGAGAAGAAGAGAGAAATTACTTTTGTCAGGTAAAAAAACATGGACAGGCGAAATTGCTTTTAACGAAAAAATGCGGTGAGGAGACGAAATATTTTGAGCTGGCTTCCAAACTATATTTAAATACTCATCTGAATTTAACGGTGATTCGGGACGTGACGGAACAAATCAAAATACAGGAGCAGATGAGAAAATCGGATACGTTGAATGTGGTCGGCGAGCTGGCGGCAGGCATCGCCCATGAAATCCGGAATCCCTTGACGGCGATGAAAGGGTTTATCCAACTGTTGGAGCATAATTTAAATGGTCAATATGCAATGTATTTTGAAGTCATTAAAACAGAATTGGAAAGAATTGAATCGATCATTACCGAGTTTTTAATATTGGCCAAGCCTCAAGCGGTTCAATTCCAAAAAGTCGATATTGGAAAAGTCATCAGACATACAGTTGACCTCCTTACGCCACAGGCCTTAATGACCAATGTTCAGCTTATTATGGAAATGGATCAAAACTTGCCGGTTGTTTATGCGGAATCCAATCAATTAAAACAAGTATTTATCAATATTATTAAAAATGCCATTGAAGTGATGCCAAAAGGCGGGAATGTCTTGATTCAAAGCAAAGTGGAAAAAGAGTATATTTGTATTATGATATCGGATGAAGGGACGGGCATTCCGGAAGAAAAGATCAAGAAGCTAGGCGAGCCGTTTTACACGACAAAAGAACGGGGGACGGGGCTTGGTTTAATGGTCAGCTTCAAAATCATTAAAGAACATAATGGAAAAGTGGAAGTAAAAAGTAGTGTTGGCAAGGGAACAACATTTTATATTTATTTGCCTGTTAAAAAGGAGTAAGAGAGAAAGATGAAATTATTTTTAACGATGAACAGTCCGATCGGAAATTTGACGATCGTATCGAGCAGAGAACGAATCATCGGACTGGAATTTGGTGAAAAAGCGGAAAATGAAGAG of the Bacillus smithii genome contains:
- a CDS encoding alpha/beta-type small acid-soluble spore protein, whose protein sequence is MAGSRNKLLIPGIEQYLDSIKYEIAEEFGVQLGSNTASRSNGSVGGEITKRLVKHAQSELAGSQNQES
- a CDS encoding B12-binding domain-containing radical SAM protein, with amino-acid sequence MRIVVSTLNAKFIHMNLAIRYLKAYVQSKYNVEIAEYTIKDPVMNIATDLFNRKPDVLGFSCYIWNIEETIKVIKLVKKIMPNVIIVLGGPEVSYDVPYWLKRIPEADFIVMGEGEKTFEQLLDEINGNQDFSTVPGIGFIKEGKVQINPPANKLDLREMPSPFRFEEDIPDLPNRIVYIETSRGCPFQCQFCLSSIEVGVRYFNREKIKDDIRYLMKNGAKTIKFVDRTFNISRSYAMDMFQFLIEEHLPGTVFQFEITADIMRPEVIEFLNREAPPGLFRFEIGVQSTNDLTNELVKRKQNFAKLTRTVTMIKEGGKIDQHLDLIAGLPEEDYQSFRKTFNDVFALRPEELQLGFLKMLRGTGLRINARKYGYIYMDHAPYEILQNHVLDFEDIVKIKQVEDVLEKYWNDHRMDQTVEFLVSHVFPSPFDFFQSFGSYWEERKWSRIGHQREDLFLRLKEFLQNERVEQWPLIEGFMKYDFLTNARYKPRKPWWNTVLDKKERAAVYARLLEEPTLLGKNFASLNLDEKDLYKHTILEKIPFDIEHYFQTGNIVDSPSYLLVYYQPATGEPVSFFLHEKEC
- a CDS encoding acyltransferase family protein; amino-acid sequence: MSKRDFYFDNAKFILIFFVVFGHIIQSYIHDNSVITALYMTIYTFHMPAFTLVSGYFAKGFYKKGYVKKLAKKLLIPYLIFQMIYTIFYYFLYQEHTFQIEPFVPQWSLWFLLSLFFWNVLLILFVKIFQLKESLSLFISLILGLVVGCFEDHLDVLSFSRTFVFFPFFLLGFYLKKEHFSSIITTKARILFLMVLLTVLVSVYFHPNLNENWLLGSKSYAQLHSDNFTGMVLRIGIYAINILMVCCFFAFVPQRKFFFTHWGKNTLYVYLLHGFFVKTFRESDMKNSVESVILLLIVSFLLTVFLSSSYMTAVAQPIIEMKWGKLKKMILHLKKSSKYMES
- a CDS encoding PAS domain-containing sensor histidine kinase, which produces MEKKEKRQKVAERLSDENTLQFYQKILEGSREAIIVTTMDSKIIYANQAAADLVHLTKRELMEHEWKDFFPAVPEEILVYFKEELHEHGKLEDETVLHLKDGTMKFVQITIQRDENLQMVIYYLRDITYLKEKDRFAVTTSMMLRNIYRHASNAILLFDCQGNILDVNPAFCREMSVTMSEAKTRTVASFVPKEYQNQFEEIQEMIQLGRKTVGEIPMIHANGMTIFDYIVIPVKDLGINLAIMQGMNEHEQMEIRLKKSEKMFEELFNEAVDAIVFWNRDGSIIKANRSALKVFECTLEELLNRNLIDFIDNIDDYEKVIKQLNRDGQAREEMLFQMPNGQKKHLEFTVKMPSDGQYHLSIFRNVSDRYRMEKELRESEERFRKVFEESMDGMILWDEHYVIKDINHVACRLLKAEKETFLNQDVRDVMKSYASREEERNYFCQVKKHGQAKLLLTKKCGEETKYFELASKLYLNTHLNLTVIRDVTEQIKIQEQMRKSDTLNVVGELAAGIAHEIRNPLTAMKGFIQLLEHNLNGQYAMYFEVIKTELERIESIITEFLILAKPQAVQFQKVDIGKVIRHTVDLLTPQALMTNVQLIMEMDQNLPVVYAESNQLKQVFINIIKNAIEVMPKGGNVLIQSKVEKEYICIMISDEGTGIPEEKIKKLGEPFYTTKERGTGLGLMVSFKIIKEHNGKVEVKSSVGKGTTFYIYLPVKKE